One stretch of Caldinitratiruptor microaerophilus DNA includes these proteins:
- the pstA gene encoding phosphate ABC transporter permease PstA codes for MRPGLGGRRRAGRLGQTALALGLVLSALPALAILGLLVARGLPAVDLDFLVGAPADFLRRGGIGPALWGSVMLSGGAVAVAVPVGVGAAVYLVEYAPPGPVTRLLRAGVAAVGAVPAAVLGLFGMAAVVGGLGLDVSVLAGSLTLALLALPLVVAASEEALRAVPAEVREAAAALGATRWQVVRHAVLPAAAGTILTGAVLAFARVAGEVAPLLYTAAALWRPGPTLDPRERTMVLSYHVYAAATQVPGLPQDRLHAAALVLVILTAGLDLAATWLGRRQGRRGEGRRWSGARGR; via the coding sequence GTGAGACCGGGGCTCGGCGGCCGGCGGCGGGCCGGGCGGCTCGGGCAGACGGCCCTGGCCCTCGGGCTGGTGCTCTCCGCGCTCCCCGCTCTGGCCATCCTGGGGCTGCTCGTGGCCCGGGGTCTGCCCGCGGTGGACCTGGACTTCCTGGTGGGGGCTCCGGCCGACTTCCTGCGGCGGGGCGGGATCGGGCCCGCCCTGTGGGGGAGCGTCATGCTGTCCGGCGGGGCCGTGGCGGTTGCCGTCCCAGTGGGGGTGGGGGCGGCCGTCTACCTTGTCGAGTACGCCCCGCCCGGGCCCGTGACCCGGCTCCTGCGCGCCGGCGTCGCCGCCGTGGGCGCCGTGCCGGCCGCCGTCCTGGGGCTCTTCGGCATGGCGGCGGTGGTGGGGGGGCTCGGGCTGGACGTCTCGGTGCTCGCGGGCAGCCTCACCCTGGCTCTCCTGGCGCTGCCGCTCGTGGTCGCGGCGTCGGAGGAGGCCCTGCGGGCCGTCCCGGCGGAAGTGCGGGAGGCCGCCGCCGCGCTCGGGGCCACGCGCTGGCAGGTGGTGCGGCACGCCGTCCTTCCCGCCGCCGCGGGGACGATCCTCACGGGGGCGGTGCTCGCCTTCGCCCGGGTGGCGGGGGAGGTCGCGCCGCTCCTTTACACCGCCGCCGCCCTGTGGCGCCCCGGCCCGACCCTCGACCCGCGCGAGCGGACCATGGTCCTGTCCTATCACGTCTACGCCGCGGCGACCCAGGTCCCCGGCCTCCCGCAGGACCGCCTGCACGCGGCGGCGCTCGTGCTGGTGATCCTCACCGCCGGCCTGGACCTGGCGGCCACGTGGCTCGGGCGCCGGCAGGGTCGTCGGGGGGAGGGACGCCGGTGGAGCGGCGCCCGGGGCCGGTGA
- a CDS encoding PstC family ABC transporter permease, which yields MRAERAAELAVRACGWLGAFLLLLVPAYLLSESAGFLRAVGLREFLLGTAWAPRAPVARFGVLPLLAGTLLTTGVAMAVALPVGTLAALYLSEGPPGPLKGAGHVALRTAAALPPVVIGLMGRTYVAPALAAFLGLPDGHTALAAGLCLAAVVLPTYTLLAAGVLREVPQALREAAASLGATPWEVAVRAVLPAGAPGLRAVAALAAARAAGETMVVLMVAGSRPDAPGLLRGVEPLSAAIAWEMGEAPAGSLHRQSLFALGLVLLAIGLLLHAAAGRWWLRREGA from the coding sequence GTGAGGGCGGAGCGGGCCGCCGAACTGGCGGTACGGGCGTGCGGGTGGCTGGGCGCCTTCCTCCTGCTGCTCGTCCCGGCGTACCTCCTGTCGGAGAGCGCCGGGTTCCTGCGCGCGGTGGGCCTGCGGGAGTTCCTGCTGGGGACGGCCTGGGCTCCGCGGGCGCCGGTCGCCCGCTTCGGGGTGCTGCCCCTCCTCGCCGGGACGCTTCTCACCACCGGGGTGGCGATGGCCGTGGCGCTGCCCGTCGGAACCCTGGCGGCCCTCTACCTCTCCGAGGGGCCGCCTGGCCCCCTCAAGGGCGCAGGTCACGTCGCGCTGCGGACGGCCGCCGCCCTGCCGCCGGTGGTGATCGGCCTGATGGGGCGCACCTACGTGGCGCCGGCGCTGGCCGCGTTCCTGGGTCTGCCCGACGGACACACGGCCCTCGCCGCTGGCCTGTGCCTGGCCGCCGTCGTCCTCCCCACGTACACCCTGCTGGCCGCCGGCGTCCTGCGCGAGGTGCCCCAGGCCCTGCGCGAGGCGGCCGCGTCCCTGGGGGCCACGCCCTGGGAGGTGGCCGTGCGGGCGGTGCTGCCGGCGGGTGCTCCCGGCCTGCGGGCCGTCGCCGCGCTCGCCGCCGCCCGCGCGGCGGGGGAGACCATGGTCGTGCTGATGGTCGCCGGCAGCCGGCCGGATGCCCCCGGCCTCCTGCGCGGGGTGGAGCCGCTCAGCGCCGCCATCGCCTGGGAGATGGGCGAGGCGCCCGCGGGCAGCCTGCACCGCCAGTCGCTCTTCGCCCTCGGCCTCGTGCTCCTGGCCATCGGGCTCCTCCTTCACGCCGCGGCGGGCCGCTGGTGGCTCAGGAGGGAAGGCGCGTGA
- a CDS encoding phosphate ABC transporter substrate-binding protein, protein MRRAGLPGGARVPAAILLAVLAARMAPARGAGARLVPAAPSRVDVVGSDTALPLAVRWAEDFHRRRPDVRISVTGGGSAVGLACLAQGLCQVAASSRPAAPEERARARAAGRPLRAHPAALDAVAVIVHPSNPVPFLTFPQLRAIYSGRVTNWRQVGGPDRPVVALSRGAGSGTGQIFEEAVFGPPETRTGPDGLPRARQVPGSALLHDDVARTPEAIGYVGVGYVTPAVRAVPVARTPAESPVPPAVPLIAGGRYPLVRPILLYTAGASSTAALAFVDYALGPDGQARVAEAGFVPLALRTPARQGGGPG, encoded by the coding sequence GTGCGCCGGGCGGGACTGCCTGGCGGAGCCCGGGTGCCCGCAGCGATCCTGCTGGCCGTCCTGGCCGCGCGGATGGCTCCGGCCCGCGGCGCGGGGGCCCGCCTCGTGCCGGCGGCTCCGTCCCGGGTCGACGTGGTGGGTTCGGACACCGCGCTGCCCCTCGCCGTGCGGTGGGCGGAGGACTTCCACCGGCGCCGCCCGGACGTCCGGATCTCCGTCACGGGGGGCGGCTCGGCCGTTGGCCTGGCCTGTCTGGCGCAGGGGCTCTGCCAGGTGGCCGCCTCATCCCGGCCGGCCGCGCCGGAAGAACGGGCGCGCGCCCGGGCCGCCGGCCGGCCGCTTCGGGCCCACCCCGCCGCCCTGGACGCCGTGGCCGTGATCGTCCACCCGTCGAACCCGGTGCCGTTCCTCACCTTTCCGCAACTGCGGGCGATCTACTCGGGCCGGGTAACCAACTGGCGCCAGGTGGGGGGGCCCGACCGGCCCGTCGTCGCCCTGAGCCGCGGGGCCGGCTCCGGCACCGGCCAGATCTTCGAGGAGGCCGTCTTCGGTCCGCCGGAGACCCGCACGGGCCCCGACGGCCTCCCCCGGGCGCGCCAGGTGCCCGGCTCCGCCCTCCTCCACGACGACGTCGCGCGAACACCGGAGGCCATCGGGTACGTGGGGGTCGGTTACGTCACCCCTGCGGTCCGGGCGGTGCCCGTGGCCCGCACGCCGGCGGAATCTCCCGTGCCGCCGGCCGTTCCCCTGATCGCTGGCGGGCGCTACCCGCTCGTCCGCCCGATCCTCCTGTACACGGCGGGGGCGTCCTCCACCGCCGCCCTGGCCTTCGTCGACTACGCGCTGGGCCCCGACGGGCAGGCCCGGGTCGCCGAGGCCGGCTTCGTGCCGCTGGCGCTTCGCACTCCTGCCCGGCAGGGGGGAGGCCCGGGGTGA
- a CDS encoding Asp23/Gls24 family envelope stress response protein, which produces MEVIAFVGPPGSGKSHRASLVADQYGCDLIIDDGLIIQEGKILAGSSAKRADTRVGAVKRAIFLDPAHRAEALAAVRRARPRRILILGTSEDMIVRITDALDLPRPETVVRIEDVASPAQIRLARRKRRLEGKHVVPAPTFEVKKTFSGYMVDPLRFLLRRREGDPVPVEKSVVRPTFSSLGHFYIADTVLSAIAARAAEAVPGIARVLRAVVESGEEGVQVELDVALRFGFPVWAPLRQAQEAVKAQLEYMTALNVVSVNVHARRVQVD; this is translated from the coding sequence GTGGAGGTCATCGCCTTCGTGGGGCCGCCGGGGAGCGGCAAGAGCCACCGCGCCTCGCTCGTCGCTGACCAGTACGGCTGCGACCTCATCATCGACGACGGTCTGATCATCCAGGAGGGCAAGATCCTGGCCGGGTCGTCCGCCAAGCGGGCGGACACCCGGGTCGGCGCCGTCAAGCGCGCGATCTTCCTCGACCCGGCGCACCGGGCCGAGGCCCTCGCCGCGGTGCGCCGGGCGCGCCCCCGGCGCATCCTCATCCTCGGCACCTCCGAGGACATGATCGTGCGCATCACCGACGCCCTCGACCTGCCGCGTCCGGAGACGGTGGTTCGCATCGAGGACGTCGCCTCGCCCGCCCAGATCCGGCTGGCCCGGCGCAAGCGCCGGCTGGAGGGCAAGCACGTGGTGCCGGCGCCGACGTTCGAGGTGAAGAAGACCTTCTCCGGCTACATGGTGGACCCGCTGCGCTTCCTGCTGCGCCGGCGCGAGGGGGATCCCGTCCCCGTCGAGAAGTCCGTCGTCCGCCCGACGTTCAGCTCCCTCGGGCACTTCTACATCGCCGACACGGTGCTCTCGGCGATCGCCGCCCGGGCGGCCGAGGCCGTCCCGGGGATCGCCCGGGTGCTGCGCGCCGTGGTCGAGTCCGGGGAGGAGGGCGTGCAGGTCGAGCTCGATGTGGCGCTCCGCTTCGGCTTCCCGGTCTGGGCCCCGCTCCGGCAGGCCCAGGAGGCGGTCAAGGCGCAGCTCGAGTACATGACTGCTCTCAACGTCGTGAGCGTGAACGTCCACGCCCGCCGCGTGCAGGTGGACTGA
- a CDS encoding B3/B4 domain-containing protein codes for MSGEHGGLPAQLPFDIRIGDDLSAVAPGVAIGALLFEGVQAGPAGPELTEALAREAAEAAARLGEGGVTALPGVAGWRRVLKALGTDPARYRPSSEALLRRAVQGKPLPAVNAVVDVNNLVSLRSGLPIGLYDADRLQGPVLTFGAGRPGEVYLALSGREIETAGKPVLRDGAGVCGGPLTDSERTKVTEGTRRALMLLYAPPGFPAADLEAAVDQAAALMVRHAGGRVAARRRV; via the coding sequence TTGTCGGGTGAGCACGGAGGGCTACCGGCGCAGCTCCCGTTCGACATCCGCATCGGGGACGACCTCTCGGCCGTCGCGCCCGGCGTGGCGATCGGCGCGCTCCTGTTCGAGGGCGTACAGGCCGGCCCGGCCGGGCCGGAGCTGACGGAGGCGCTCGCCCGCGAGGCGGCGGAGGCGGCGGCGCGGCTCGGCGAGGGTGGCGTGACCGCGCTGCCCGGCGTCGCCGGCTGGCGCCGGGTGCTCAAGGCGCTGGGTACCGACCCGGCGCGCTACCGCCCGTCGAGCGAGGCCCTGCTGCGGCGGGCGGTCCAGGGGAAGCCCCTGCCCGCCGTGAACGCGGTGGTCGACGTGAACAACCTCGTCTCCCTCCGGTCCGGACTGCCGATCGGCCTCTACGACGCCGACCGCCTCCAGGGCCCGGTGCTCACGTTCGGCGCGGGCCGGCCCGGCGAGGTGTACCTGGCGCTGTCCGGGCGGGAGATCGAGACGGCCGGGAAGCCCGTCCTGCGGGATGGCGCCGGGGTGTGCGGCGGACCCCTCACGGACTCCGAACGGACGAAGGTGACAGAGGGCACCCGGCGGGCGCTCATGCTCCTCTACGCCCCTCCCGGGTTCCCGGCGGCGGACCTGGAGGCGGCAGTGGACCAGGCGGCCGCTCTCATGGTCCGCCACGCCGGCGGCCGCGTGGCCGCGCGCCGGCGCGTCTGA
- a CDS encoding long-chain-fatty-acid--CoA ligase yields MYSVNFAPLTPITFLDRTALVFPERTAVVYGERRYTYRHLRERVHRLAAALRQAGIRKDDRVAVLCPNTPPILEAHFGVPLAGGVLVAINTRLSPGEIEYILAHSGARVLIADADLLHLVEPIRHRLPALERIVVDPLPGQPGSSGNPGDPAEPPAGPDTTYEAFLAAAPAGDVQPPDLDERDMITINYTSGTTGKPKGVVYHHRGAYLNALAEIIETGLTPGSVYLWTLPMFHCNGWCFPWAVTAIGATHVLLRKVVPADVQRLIESEGVTHFCGAPTVLTGLATHLESQGARLPHPVRIITAAAPPSPQIIRTMERLGAQITHVYGLTEVYGPFTICEWHAEWDELPLEERARLKARQGVPYIALGEHRVVDPKTGQDVPRDGQTIGEVWLRGNGVMLGYFENPDATEKAFAGGWFHTGDLAVWHPDGYIELKDRAKDIIISGGENISTQEVEKVIAEHPAVLEVAVVGIPDPKWGEVPKAFVTLRPGATATAEEIIAFCRERIAHFKCPKAVEFGELPKTSTGKIQKFVLREREWAGYEKRIN; encoded by the coding sequence GTGTACAGCGTCAACTTCGCGCCGCTCACCCCGATCACCTTCCTGGACCGCACCGCCCTGGTGTTTCCGGAGCGGACCGCGGTCGTCTACGGGGAGCGGCGGTACACCTACCGGCACCTGCGCGAGCGGGTGCACCGGCTGGCCGCAGCCCTCCGGCAGGCCGGCATCCGGAAGGACGACCGCGTCGCCGTCCTCTGCCCCAACACGCCCCCGATCCTGGAGGCGCACTTCGGGGTGCCGCTGGCGGGCGGCGTGCTCGTGGCGATCAACACCCGGCTGAGCCCGGGGGAGATCGAGTACATCCTGGCCCACTCGGGGGCCCGGGTCCTCATCGCCGACGCCGACCTCCTCCACCTCGTGGAACCGATCCGGCACCGGCTGCCGGCCCTCGAGCGGATCGTCGTCGACCCCCTGCCCGGCCAGCCCGGCTCCTCCGGCAACCCCGGCGATCCCGCGGAGCCCCCCGCCGGCCCCGACACGACCTACGAGGCCTTCCTCGCCGCCGCCCCGGCGGGCGACGTGCAGCCGCCCGACCTCGACGAGCGGGACATGATCACCATCAACTACACGAGCGGGACCACGGGCAAGCCCAAGGGCGTGGTCTACCACCACCGGGGGGCGTACCTGAACGCGCTGGCGGAGATCATCGAGACCGGCCTCACCCCCGGGAGCGTGTACCTGTGGACCCTGCCGATGTTCCACTGCAACGGCTGGTGCTTCCCCTGGGCGGTGACGGCCATCGGGGCCACCCACGTGCTGCTGCGCAAGGTGGTGCCGGCGGACGTGCAGCGGCTCATCGAGAGCGAGGGCGTGACCCACTTCTGCGGCGCCCCCACGGTGCTCACCGGCCTGGCCACCCACCTCGAGAGCCAGGGGGCCCGGCTGCCCCACCCGGTCCGGATCATCACCGCGGCGGCCCCGCCCTCGCCCCAGATCATCCGCACCATGGAGCGGCTCGGCGCCCAGATCACCCACGTGTACGGCCTGACCGAGGTGTACGGCCCGTTCACGATCTGCGAGTGGCACGCCGAGTGGGACGAGCTGCCGCTGGAGGAGCGCGCCCGGCTCAAGGCGCGGCAGGGGGTGCCCTACATCGCCCTGGGGGAGCACCGGGTGGTGGACCCCAAGACCGGGCAGGACGTGCCGAGGGACGGGCAGACGATCGGCGAGGTCTGGCTGCGGGGCAACGGGGTCATGCTCGGCTACTTCGAGAACCCCGACGCCACCGAGAAGGCCTTCGCTGGCGGCTGGTTCCACACCGGCGACCTGGCCGTGTGGCACCCGGACGGGTACATCGAACTCAAGGACCGGGCGAAGGACATCATCATCTCGGGAGGCGAGAACATCTCCACCCAGGAGGTGGAGAAGGTGATCGCCGAGCACCCGGCGGTGCTCGAGGTCGCCGTCGTCGGCATCCCGGACCCCAAGTGGGGCGAGGTCCCCAAGGCCTTCGTCACCCTTCGCCCGGGGGCCACCGCCACGGCCGAGGAGATCATCGCGTTCTGCCGGGAGCGCATCGCCCACTTCAAGTGCCCCAAGGCCGTGGAGTTCGGCGAGCTGCCCAAGACGTCGACCGGCAAGATCCAGAAGTTCGTCCTGCGGGAGCGGGAGTGGGCAGGGTACGAGAAGCGGATCAACTGA
- a CDS encoding MarR family winged helix-turn-helix transcriptional regulator has protein sequence MSTYAEEIVDLLREVNRLVRERMARFLQEQGLPHSPSWAPVVRHVAMCPGVTVNELSRRLGMAKSHVSILAEQLQGEGILRKEPDPHDQRLVRLFLTDEGARLRGRWQETYRAFLAATVRSLPEDRAEHLLDGLRALRAALSAERQGGAGAEREGGGAG, from the coding sequence GTGTCCACGTACGCCGAGGAGATCGTGGACCTGCTGCGGGAGGTCAACCGCCTGGTCCGGGAGCGGATGGCCCGATTCCTGCAAGAGCAGGGACTTCCGCACTCGCCGAGCTGGGCCCCCGTGGTGCGGCACGTGGCGATGTGCCCGGGGGTGACGGTGAACGAGCTCAGCCGCCGGCTCGGGATGGCCAAGAGCCACGTCTCCATCCTGGCCGAGCAGCTGCAGGGCGAGGGGATCCTGCGCAAAGAGCCCGACCCGCACGACCAGCGGCTGGTCCGGCTCTTCCTGACCGACGAGGGGGCGCGCCTCCGGGGCCGGTGGCAGGAGACGTACCGGGCCTTCCTCGCCGCGACCGTGCGGTCGCTGCCGGAGGATCGGGCGGAGCACCTGCTCGACGGCCTGCGCGCCCTGCGCGCGGCGTTGAGCGCCGAGCGGCAGGGCGGGGCGGGGGCGGAGCGGGAAGGGGGTGGCGCCGGGTGA
- a CDS encoding ATP-binding cassette domain-containing protein: protein MTRPVIEVEDLVRRFGSLEAVRGVSFEVREGEIFGFLGPNGAGKSTTINILATLLRPTSGRALLAGHDVVREPVAVRRAIGLVFQDPTLDIRLTAQENLYIHGMLYGVTGARLRERIDQVLRMVGLEDRRHSIVRTFSGGMKRRLEIARGFLHRPRVLFLDEPTVGLDPQTRAAIWEHVHRLRDQEGVTVFMTTHYMDEAEHCDRIAIIDHGRIVALDTPAALKRQVGGEVIVLRTEDGAALSEAIERRFGIRPQPDPEGLRLEVPDAAALLPRLAAAYDRQIRGLLVHEPTLDDVFLKLTGRAIRDEEGGAADAMRHRHRARMWHGR from the coding sequence GTGACACGCCCCGTGATCGAGGTCGAGGACCTGGTGAGGCGCTTCGGCTCCCTCGAGGCGGTCCGGGGGGTGAGCTTCGAGGTCCGCGAGGGTGAGATCTTCGGCTTCCTGGGGCCCAACGGGGCAGGGAAGTCCACCACCATCAACATCCTGGCGACCCTGCTGCGGCCCACCTCCGGCCGCGCCCTTCTCGCCGGGCACGACGTGGTCAGGGAGCCGGTCGCCGTCCGCCGCGCCATCGGCCTGGTCTTCCAGGACCCGACCCTGGACATCCGGCTGACGGCCCAGGAGAACCTCTACATCCACGGCATGCTGTACGGGGTGACCGGCGCCCGGCTCCGGGAACGGATCGATCAGGTCCTGCGGATGGTCGGGCTGGAGGACCGGCGTCACTCGATCGTCCGCACCTTCTCCGGCGGGATGAAGCGGCGGCTGGAGATCGCCCGGGGCTTCCTCCACCGCCCGCGCGTGCTGTTCCTGGACGAGCCGACGGTGGGCCTCGACCCCCAGACCCGCGCCGCCATCTGGGAGCACGTCCACCGGCTGCGCGACCAGGAAGGCGTCACCGTCTTCATGACGACCCACTACATGGACGAGGCCGAGCACTGCGACCGGATCGCCATCATCGACCACGGACGGATCGTCGCGCTGGACACGCCGGCGGCACTGAAGCGGCAGGTCGGGGGCGAGGTGATCGTCCTGCGGACGGAGGACGGTGCCGCGCTGTCCGAAGCCATCGAGCGGCGGTTCGGGATCCGCCCGCAGCCCGACCCGGAGGGCCTGCGCCTGGAGGTGCCGGACGCGGCCGCCCTGCTCCCCCGGCTGGCGGCGGCCTACGACCGGCAGATCCGCGGCCTCCTCGTCCACGAGCCGACGCTCGACGACGTGTTCCTGAAGCTCACCGGCCGGGCCATCCGGGACGAGGAGGGCGGCGCTGCGGATGCCATGCGGCACCGGCACCGGGCCCGGATGTGGCATGGGAGGTGA
- a CDS encoding ABC transporter permease, whose protein sequence is MDSLRVVYTIWYRETRRFLRERSRIAGMVMQPLLYLLLVGNGIASAMTFRGAPAGAGVGYITFMYPGIIGMSVLFTSVFSAVSIIWDREFGFLREVLVAPAPRWAVALGKVLGIATVSTTQAAILLALAPLAHVPLTIGSVAALLLTCALIAVALGSLGIAIASRMESMEGFQMIMNFLVMPMFFLSGAMFPLRGVPDWLGALMRVNPLTYGVDALRGILLGATPAAPFLVQFALGLDLAVVAALALVLLVMGSWAFSRQG, encoded by the coding sequence GTGGACAGCCTGCGCGTCGTGTACACGATCTGGTACCGGGAGACGCGGCGCTTCCTGCGGGAACGCAGCCGGATCGCCGGCATGGTCATGCAGCCGCTCCTCTACCTCCTCCTGGTCGGCAACGGCATCGCCAGCGCGATGACCTTCCGGGGGGCGCCGGCCGGGGCGGGGGTGGGGTACATCACCTTCATGTACCCGGGCATCATCGGGATGTCCGTCCTGTTCACCTCGGTCTTCTCGGCCGTCAGCATCATCTGGGACCGGGAGTTCGGCTTCCTGCGGGAGGTGCTGGTGGCCCCGGCGCCCCGCTGGGCTGTCGCTCTGGGCAAGGTGCTGGGTATCGCCACCGTCTCGACCACCCAGGCCGCCATCCTGCTCGCCCTCGCCCCGCTGGCCCACGTGCCGCTCACGATCGGCTCCGTCGCCGCCCTCCTCCTCACCTGTGCCCTGATCGCCGTGGCCCTGGGCTCGCTCGGCATCGCCATCGCCTCCCGGATGGAGTCGATGGAGGGCTTCCAGATGATCATGAACTTCCTCGTCATGCCGATGTTCTTCCTGAGCGGCGCCATGTTCCCGCTCCGGGGTGTACCCGACTGGCTCGGCGCCCTGATGCGGGTGAACCCCCTCACTTACGGCGTCGACGCCCTCCGCGGGATCCTCCTCGGGGCGACCCCCGCCGCGCCGTTCCTCGTCCAGTTCGCGCTCGGCCTCGACCTGGCGGTGGTGGCCGCCCTGGCCCTGGTCCTCCTCGTGATGGGGTCCTGGGCGTTCAGCCGCCAGGGGTGA
- a CDS encoding CoA-transferase subunit beta has protein sequence MSSGMPPAAAPGGVADLMCVATARLLRDGETVFFGLASPLVMVSVLLARATHAPNLTFLSIPGSVDAALEVLPRSTVDGLLLTGSKGIFPLADIFDLSARGRLDTVFLSGVQIDARGAINMSAIGGDPHRPRVRLPGGAGSALLLPTARRAILWRTRHDTRTFVERLDFTTASGNTSHVVTPLCVFERGPDGRLRVASIHPWTSPEEVRERTGFAVEIGGDVPVTPAPTPDELALLERIDPGRVRAAEF, from the coding sequence GTGAGCAGCGGCATGCCCCCGGCAGCCGCGCCCGGCGGGGTCGCCGACCTCATGTGCGTGGCCACCGCCCGCCTCCTGCGGGACGGGGAGACCGTCTTCTTCGGGCTGGCCTCGCCCCTCGTCATGGTCAGCGTGCTGCTGGCCCGGGCGACCCACGCCCCGAACCTCACCTTCCTCTCGATCCCGGGGAGCGTGGACGCGGCACTGGAGGTCCTCCCCCGGTCGACCGTGGACGGTCTCCTCCTCACCGGCAGCAAGGGGATCTTTCCCCTGGCCGACATCTTCGACCTCTCCGCCCGGGGGCGTCTGGACACCGTGTTCCTCAGCGGCGTCCAGATCGACGCCCGCGGGGCCATCAACATGTCGGCGATCGGCGGCGATCCGCACCGGCCCCGGGTGCGCCTCCCGGGCGGCGCCGGGTCGGCCCTCCTGCTCCCCACGGCCCGGCGGGCGATCCTCTGGCGCACCCGCCACGACACCCGCACCTTCGTGGAGCGGCTCGACTTCACCACCGCCAGCGGGAACACCAGCCACGTCGTCACGCCGCTGTGCGTCTTCGAGCGGGGCCCCGACGGCCGGCTGCGGGTCGCCAGCATCCACCCGTGGACGAGCCCGGAGGAGGTCCGGGAGCGCACGGGCTTCGCGGTGGAGATCGGCGGGGACGTCCCCGTCACCCCGGCGCCCACCCCCGATGAGCTGGCGCTCCTGGAGCGGATCGACCCCGGGAGGGTGCGGGCGGCGGAGTTCTGA
- a CDS encoding DMT family transporter, with amino-acid sequence MAGSILSGTGAGALFAVLAALSFALWNIYLQRGLEKGGGPRLSMLTLSLSVTAAFLPLSLWLGSRGALPPVRAAGVAWFLVAGLLTAAAGPLCAAHATRRIGATRTTALRLLDPFFAYLLASVFLGERLGGRAVGGIVLIVAALLLLRLDGRRGAAASGGGVAAGVAFAVAASLLFTLGSVARKAGLGIVPSAVVAGAGEGVAGVLAVLPAIAAARAWGELRAAFRPEALDLWWSGLSAAAGTLFLNLALQRAPVPVAVALRNTSPWFALVLVPLLIGRQHRPGPWIWASTALLTAGMLLIVTG; translated from the coding sequence ATGGCAGGCTCGATCCTTTCCGGCACGGGCGCGGGGGCACTGTTCGCCGTGCTCGCCGCGCTCTCGTTCGCCTTGTGGAACATCTACCTGCAGCGCGGGCTCGAAAAGGGCGGCGGACCCCGCCTGTCCATGCTCACGCTGTCGCTGAGCGTCACGGCCGCGTTTCTGCCGCTCAGCCTGTGGCTCGGCTCGCGCGGCGCGCTGCCCCCCGTCAGGGCCGCGGGGGTGGCCTGGTTTCTGGTCGCCGGCCTCCTGACCGCGGCCGCCGGGCCGCTCTGCGCCGCGCACGCGACGCGCCGCATCGGGGCGACCCGGACGACCGCCCTGCGCCTCCTGGATCCGTTCTTCGCCTACCTGCTCGCCTCCGTCTTCCTGGGGGAGAGGCTGGGCGGGCGCGCGGTCGGAGGGATCGTCCTGATCGTGGCGGCACTCCTCCTGCTGCGGCTCGACGGCCGGCGCGGCGCCGCCGCGTCGGGCGGCGGGGTCGCCGCCGGGGTGGCATTCGCCGTGGCGGCGTCGCTTCTCTTCACCCTCGGCAGCGTGGCCCGGAAGGCCGGGCTCGGCATCGTGCCCTCGGCCGTCGTCGCCGGGGCGGGCGAGGGCGTCGCCGGCGTGCTGGCCGTCCTGCCCGCGATCGCGGCCGCGCGGGCGTGGGGCGAGCTGCGGGCCGCCTTCCGGCCGGAGGCGCTCGACCTGTGGTGGTCCGGGCTCTCCGCCGCCGCCGGGACGCTCTTCCTCAACCTGGCCCTTCAGCGCGCCCCGGTGCCGGTGGCCGTCGCCCTGCGCAACACGTCGCCCTGGTTCGCGCTTGTCCTGGTGCCGCTCCTCATCGGCCGCCAGCACCGCCCCGGCCCGTGGATCTGGGCCAGCACCGCCCTGCTGACGGCCGGGATGCTCCTCATCGTGACGGGCTGA